One window from the genome of Natrialba magadii ATCC 43099 encodes:
- a CDS encoding 50S ribosomal protein L32e → MADEDDSPQELEDISGVGASKADALREAGFESIEDVKEADQDELAEADGVGNALAARIKADVGDLEVSEETEAEIEDEGVDEADEEVDDDVETELQARGLTEKTPELSEEEARLLQRRKSEGKPQFNRQDYHKKKRTPESWRRPRGQLSKQRKGVKGKGPKVQAGYRTPEPVRGKHPSGFEEVYVENVDDLEGVDGDTEAARISSSVGARKRERIEEVAEDQGVRVLNPTYEEVEVESDD, encoded by the coding sequence ATGGCAGACGAAGACGACAGTCCACAGGAACTTGAGGACATCAGCGGCGTCGGTGCCAGCAAGGCAGATGCCCTTCGTGAGGCCGGCTTCGAGTCCATCGAGGACGTCAAGGAAGCCGACCAGGACGAACTGGCAGAAGCCGACGGCGTCGGCAACGCGCTCGCAGCGCGTATCAAGGCTGACGTCGGCGATCTCGAGGTCTCCGAGGAGACCGAGGCCGAGATCGAAGACGAAGGCGTCGACGAAGCTGATGAGGAAGTCGACGACGACGTCGAAACCGAACTGCAGGCCCGCGGCCTGACCGAGAAGACGCCGGAGCTCTCCGAGGAGGAAGCACGGCTCCTTCAGCGCCGCAAGAGCGAAGGCAAGCCGCAGTTCAACCGACAGGACTACCACAAGAAAAAGCGCACGCCGGAATCCTGGCGTCGCCCACGCGGTCAGCTCTCGAAGCAGCGCAAGGGCGTCAAGGGCAAGGGCCCGAAAGTCCAGGCCGGCTACCGCACCCCAGAACCCGTTCGGGGCAAGCACCCGAGCGGCTTCGAGGAAGTCTACGTCGAGAACGTCGACGACCTCGAAGGAGTCGACGGCGATACGGAAGCAGCCCGTATCTCCTCCTCCGTTGGCGCACGAAAGCGCGAGCGCATCGAGGAAGTCGCCGAAGACCAGGGCGTTCGCGTCCTGAACCCAACGTACGAAGAGGTCGAGGTGGAATCCGATGACTGA
- a CDS encoding 50S ribosomal protein L2, with amino-acid sequence MGRRILGQRRGRGTPTFRAPSHRYKAKLDHKKEEDDDVIRGTVVDIEHDPARSAPVAAVEFEDGDQRLVLAPEGISVGEELQVGVSAEIKAGNTLPLAEIPEGVPVCNVEANPGDGGKFARSSGVNADLITHDRNAAVIQLPSGEVKRLDPQCRATIGVVAGGGRTEKPMVKAGNKYHKMKARGTKWPRVRGVAMNAVDHPFGGGGRQHPGKPKSVSRNAPPGRKVGDISSRRTGRGGNK; translated from the coding sequence ATGGGACGCCGCATTCTCGGACAACGACGTGGTCGCGGTACCCCGACGTTCCGTGCCCCGTCGCACCGATACAAGGCGAAGCTCGATCACAAGAAAGAAGAAGACGACGACGTGATCCGCGGGACTGTCGTGGACATCGAACACGACCCCGCCCGCTCTGCACCCGTCGCCGCCGTCGAGTTCGAAGACGGCGACCAGCGGCTCGTGCTCGCCCCCGAGGGTATCTCGGTTGGCGAGGAGCTGCAGGTTGGTGTCTCGGCCGAGATCAAGGCCGGCAACACGCTCCCACTCGCAGAGATTCCGGAGGGTGTCCCGGTCTGTAACGTCGAGGCCAACCCGGGCGACGGCGGTAAGTTCGCCCGTTCGTCGGGTGTCAACGCGGACCTGATCACCCACGACCGCAACGCTGCGGTCATCCAGCTCCCAAGCGGCGAGGTCAAGCGCCTCGATCCGCAGTGTCGTGCAACCATCGGCGTCGTCGCCGGTGGCGGTCGCACGGAGAAGCCGATGGTCAAGGCAGGGAACAAGTACCACAAGATGAAGGCCCGAGGCACGAAGTGGCCTCGCGTCCGCGGTGTTGCGATGAACGCCGTCGACCACCCATTCGGTGGTGGCGGCCGCCAGCACCCCGGCAAACCGAAGTCCGTCTCGCGGAACGCCCCGCCAGGACGGAAGGTCGGTGACATCTCCTCGCGCCGTACCGGACGAGGTGGAAACAAATGA
- the rplX gene encoding 50S ribosomal protein L24, translating into MSKQPHKQRTQTERAPLHKRQKQLHATLSDELREEYDTRRTRVNAGDMVEVMRGDHAGEEGEVLRAILEDGTIHVEEVTVETADGEEVPRPLDPSNVRITELDLEDERREARLEGDADDAEGDSE; encoded by the coding sequence ATGAGCAAACAACCACACAAACAGCGAACCCAGACGGAGCGTGCGCCGCTGCACAAGCGACAGAAGCAGCTTCACGCGACGCTCTCGGACGAACTCCGCGAGGAGTACGACACTCGTCGAACCCGCGTCAACGCGGGGGACATGGTCGAGGTTATGCGCGGTGACCACGCTGGCGAGGAAGGTGAAGTGCTTCGAGCGATCCTCGAAGACGGCACCATCCACGTCGAGGAGGTCACGGTCGAGACGGCAGACGGCGAAGAGGTGCCACGGCCGCTCGACCCATCGAACGTTCGCATCACCGAACTCGACCTCGAAGACGAGCGTCGTGAAGCACGCCTCGAAGGCGATGCAGACGACGCAGAAGGTGATAGTGAATGA
- a CDS encoding 50S ribosomal protein L23, which translates to MSTLIEHPLVTEKAMNDMDFENKLQFVVNPDATKPEIRDEVEERFEVSVTDINTQVTMKGKKKAIVKLAEDDDAQEVASRIGVF; encoded by the coding sequence ATGAGCACACTGATCGAACACCCGCTCGTGACGGAGAAGGCGATGAACGACATGGACTTCGAGAACAAGCTCCAGTTCGTCGTCAACCCCGACGCCACCAAGCCCGAGATTCGCGACGAAGTCGAAGAGCGCTTCGAGGTCTCGGTCACGGACATTAACACACAGGTAACGATGAAGGGCAAGAAAAAGGCAATCGTCAAACTCGCCGAGGATGACGACGCCCAGGAAGTCGCCTCGCGAATTGGGGTGTTCTAA
- a CDS encoding 30S ribosomal protein S8 — MTGNDPLSNALSGLDNAESVGHLTHEVTPASNEIGSVLEVFYDRGYIDGFEYVDDGKAGQFEVELKGAINECGPVKPRYSAGAEDFEKWEKRFLPARDFGALVVTTSDGIMSHYEAREKGIGGQVIAYVY; from the coding sequence ATGACTGGGAACGATCCACTCAGCAACGCGCTCTCGGGACTCGACAACGCCGAGAGCGTGGGGCATCTCACCCACGAGGTAACACCCGCCTCGAACGAGATCGGCAGCGTACTCGAGGTCTTCTACGACCGCGGGTACATCGACGGCTTCGAGTACGTCGACGACGGCAAAGCCGGTCAGTTCGAGGTCGAATTGAAAGGAGCGATCAACGAGTGTGGCCCCGTCAAGCCCCGCTACAGCGCCGGTGCTGAAGACTTCGAGAAGTGGGAGAAGCGATTCCTCCCGGCTCGAGACTTCGGCGCGCTGGTCGTCACGACGAGTGACGGCATCATGAGCCACTACGAGGCTCGTGAGAAGGGGATTGGTGGCCAGGTGATCGCATACGTCTACTAA
- a CDS encoding 30S ribosomal protein S4e codes for MTKHQKRLSVPKSWPVERKTDVFTVKAGAGPHGEEGVPLVVLLRDVLGYVDSKKEARYALSQDSILVNGEPINDEQRPIGIFDIIAFPGREEYYRVFPDEGGRLALTEIDAGSADSRLGKIDGKQQISGGDTQLTLHDGTNVLIDEDDYNAKDSIVVDNDDKSIVAHFPYEEGALVTAIRGNHGGKIGEIVDIEVTQSSGSNIVTVETDDGAFETVEEYVVVIDENFTGDAGDDE; via the coding sequence ATGACGAAACACCAGAAACGACTGTCAGTACCGAAGTCCTGGCCGGTCGAGCGCAAGACTGACGTCTTCACGGTCAAGGCCGGCGCTGGTCCCCACGGCGAAGAGGGTGTCCCCCTCGTCGTCCTCCTGCGGGACGTGCTCGGCTACGTGGACTCGAAGAAGGAAGCTCGATACGCGCTGTCTCAGGACTCGATCCTGGTCAACGGCGAACCGATCAACGACGAGCAGCGTCCGATCGGTATCTTCGACATCATCGCGTTCCCTGGTCGCGAGGAGTACTACCGCGTCTTCCCCGACGAGGGAGGCCGCCTCGCTCTGACCGAGATCGACGCCGGATCGGCAGACAGCCGCCTCGGCAAGATCGACGGCAAGCAGCAGATTTCGGGTGGCGACACCCAGCTGACGCTGCACGACGGAACGAACGTCCTCATCGACGAGGACGACTACAACGCCAAGGACTCGATCGTCGTCGACAACGACGACAAGTCGATCGTCGCCCACTTCCCGTACGAAGAGGGCGCGCTCGTGACGGCCATCCGTGGCAACCACGGCGGCAAGATCGGCGAGATCGTCGATATCGAGGTTACCCAGAGCAGCGGATCGAACATCGTCACCGTGGAAACGGACGACGGTGCGTTCGAAACCGTCGAGGAGTACGTCGTCGTTATCGACGAGAACTTCACGGGCGACGCAGGTGATGACGAATGA
- a CDS encoding 50S ribosomal protein L5, translated as MSEADSGFHEMREPRVEKVVVHMGVGQGGRELGKAEDIIEEVTEQQSVRTQAKRTEPDFGIRQGDPIGTKVTLRGTDAYDFLEKALPLATLSATQFDNTGNFSFGVEEHTEFPSQEYDPNVGIYGMDVTVNLVRPGYRVAKRDKASRSIPSGHRLTPEDAITFLEANFDVDVSTEDDDE; from the coding sequence ATGAGTGAAGCCGACAGCGGATTCCACGAGATGCGCGAACCGCGCGTCGAGAAGGTCGTCGTCCACATGGGCGTCGGTCAGGGTGGTCGCGAACTCGGCAAGGCAGAAGACATCATCGAAGAAGTCACCGAACAGCAGAGTGTCCGTACGCAGGCAAAGCGGACCGAGCCTGACTTCGGTATCCGCCAGGGCGACCCGATCGGGACGAAGGTCACCCTTCGCGGAACGGACGCCTACGACTTCCTCGAGAAGGCACTGCCGCTCGCGACGCTGTCCGCGACGCAGTTCGACAACACGGGCAACTTCAGCTTCGGCGTCGAGGAACACACCGAGTTCCCGAGCCAGGAGTACGACCCGAACGTCGGGATCTACGGCATGGACGTCACCGTCAACCTGGTCCGCCCAGGCTACCGCGTCGCCAAGCGCGACAAGGCAAGCCGTTCGATCCCGTCGGGTCACCGACTCACCCCCGAGGACGCGATCACGTTCCTCGAGGCGAACTTCGACGTAGACGTCTCCACGGAGGACGACGATGAGTGA
- a CDS encoding 30S ribosomal protein S14: MSESEQGPETESEATDAGDRTGEHAAKRTGQEAACQRCGRKQGLVGKYDINLCRQCFREIARDMGFKKYR, encoded by the coding sequence ATGAGTGAAAGCGAACAGGGACCGGAAACGGAATCGGAAGCGACTGACGCAGGCGACCGCACCGGAGAGCACGCCGCAAAGCGCACCGGACAGGAAGCGGCCTGTCAGCGCTGTGGCCGCAAACAGGGGCTTGTCGGCAAGTACGACATCAACCTCTGTCGCCAGTGCTTCCGCGAGATTGCCCGCGACATGGGATTCAAGAAGTATCGATAA
- a CDS encoding 50S ribosomal protein L14, translated as MEAMKADVTQGLKKGSLVTCADNTGARELKVISVSGYHGTKNRQPKAGLGDKVTVSVTKGTPEMRRQVLEAVIVRQRKSIRRPDGTRLKFEDNAAVIIDENEEPRGTEIKGPIAREVAERFGAIASTATMIV; from the coding sequence ATGGAGGCAATGAAAGCCGACGTCACCCAGGGACTCAAGAAGGGCTCGCTCGTGACGTGTGCCGACAACACTGGCGCACGTGAGCTCAAGGTCATTAGCGTCTCGGGCTACCACGGCACCAAGAACCGCCAGCCGAAGGCGGGACTCGGTGACAAGGTCACGGTCTCCGTGACCAAGGGTACCCCAGAGATGCGCCGCCAGGTTCTCGAGGCCGTCATCGTCCGCCAGCGGAAGTCGATCCGCCGGCCGGACGGGACGCGCCTGAAGTTCGAGGACAACGCGGCGGTCATCATCGACGAGAACGAAGAGCCCCGCGGCACGGAGATCAAGGGGCCGATCGCCCGCGAAGTCGCAGAGCGCTTCGGAGCAATCGCATCTACCGCGACGATGATCGTCTAA
- a CDS encoding 50S ribosomal protein L6, whose protein sequence is MRVELDIPDNVTVEIDHLDVTVDGPEGSVTRRLWYPDVTVDVEDDTVVIESDAEDAKTNATVGTFESHIQNAFHGVTTGWEYKMEVFYSHFPMQVRAEGDEVVIENFLGEKAARRTTIHGDTNVSVDDERLVLSGPNKEDVGQTAADIEQLTKVKGKDTRVFQDGVYITEKPATETGGA, encoded by the coding sequence ATGCGAGTTGAACTGGACATCCCCGACAACGTAACCGTCGAGATCGACCACCTCGACGTGACCGTCGACGGACCAGAAGGCAGCGTCACCCGCCGCCTCTGGTACCCCGACGTGACCGTCGACGTGGAGGACGACACCGTGGTCATCGAAAGCGACGCCGAGGACGCGAAGACGAACGCGACCGTCGGCACTTTCGAGAGCCACATTCAGAACGCCTTCCACGGCGTGACCACCGGCTGGGAGTACAAGATGGAAGTCTTCTACTCTCACTTCCCGATGCAGGTCCGCGCCGAAGGCGACGAGGTCGTCATCGAGAACTTCCTCGGCGAAAAGGCAGCGCGACGTACGACTATCCACGGTGACACCAACGTCTCCGTCGACGACGAACGCCTCGTCCTCTCCGGTCCGAACAAGGAGGACGTCGGCCAGACGGCGGCAGACATCGAGCAATTGACGAAAGTCAAGGGCAAGGACACCCGCGTCTTCCAGGACGGGGTCTACATCACCGAGAAACCCGCCACCGAAACCGGAGGTGCCTGA
- the rpmC gene encoding 50S ribosomal protein L29 yields MAILHVEEIRDMTPAEREEELEELETELLNQKSVLAAGGAPENPGRIGELGRTIARIKTVQREEGDLDDE; encoded by the coding sequence ATGGCAATTCTCCACGTCGAAGAAATCCGCGACATGACGCCAGCCGAACGCGAGGAGGAACTCGAGGAACTCGAGACGGAACTGCTGAACCAGAAGTCCGTTCTCGCCGCTGGTGGTGCGCCGGAGAATCCTGGCCGAATCGGTGAACTCGGTCGGACGATCGCGCGGATCAAGACGGTCCAGCGTGAGGAAGGCGACCTCGACGACGAATAA
- a CDS encoding 30S ribosomal protein S19: MSQEYRTGREGEEFTYRGHTLDELQDLELEEVAELLPARKRRSITRGLSVEKQKLLEKTRGKDEQETANAPIRTHLRDMPVLPEFVGLTFEVYNGQSFERVRVEPEMIGHYLGEFQLTRNSVEHGQAGIGATRSSKFVPLK, from the coding sequence ATGAGTCAGGAGTACCGAACCGGCCGTGAGGGTGAGGAGTTCACCTACCGCGGTCACACGCTCGACGAGCTGCAGGATCTGGAGCTCGAAGAGGTTGCCGAACTGCTGCCCGCACGCAAGCGGCGAAGTATCACGCGCGGTCTCTCCGTCGAGAAGCAGAAGCTGCTGGAGAAGACCCGCGGCAAAGACGAGCAGGAGACGGCAAACGCGCCGATCCGCACGCACCTGCGCGACATGCCGGTGCTGCCGGAGTTCGTCGGACTGACCTTCGAGGTCTACAACGGCCAGTCCTTCGAGCGCGTTCGCGTCGAGCCCGAGATGATCGGACACTATCTCGGCGAGTTCCAGCTGACCCGAAACTCCGTCGAGCACGGACAGGCAGGGATCGGTGCAACTCGCTCGTCGAAGTTCGTCCCACTGAAGTGA
- a CDS encoding 50S ribosomal protein L22: MGINYSVDADPNTTAKAMLRERHMSHKHSKEIARELKGRTVGNAQAYLQDVIDEKQSVPFKSHNTGAGHRSDIEGWDAGKYPEKASEAFLDLLENVAANADSQGFDGESMEIAHVAAHKVGESVGRKPRAMGRASAWNTPQVDVEIVVEDVDETADDTEDAEGDN; encoded by the coding sequence ATGGGAATCAACTACTCAGTCGACGCGGACCCGAACACAACCGCGAAAGCGATGCTTCGGGAGCGTCACATGAGCCACAAGCACAGCAAGGAGATCGCCCGCGAACTCAAGGGCCGAACCGTCGGCAACGCGCAGGCGTACCTCCAGGACGTCATCGACGAGAAGCAGTCGGTACCGTTCAAGTCGCACAACACCGGTGCCGGCCACCGATCTGACATCGAGGGCTGGGACGCGGGCAAGTACCCAGAGAAGGCCTCCGAGGCCTTCCTCGACCTGCTCGAGAACGTCGCAGCCAACGCCGACAGCCAGGGATTCGACGGCGAATCCATGGAGATCGCACACGTCGCCGCCCACAAGGTCGGCGAATCGGTCGGTCGCAAGCCCCGTGCCATGGGGCGTGCCTCGGCGTGGAACACGCCGCAGGTCGACGTCGAGATCGTCGTCGAAGATGTCGACGAGACTGCCGACGATACTGAGGACGCGGAGGGTGACAACTAA
- a CDS encoding 30S ribosomal protein S3, whose amino-acid sequence MADEHQFIENGLQRSQIDEFFQEELGRAGYGGMDVAKTPMGTQIVLKAEKPGMVIGKGGENIRKVTTALEEKFNLEDPQIDVQEVDEPDLNARIVADRLANALERGWYFRKAGHTTIDRIMEAGALGAEIVLSGKVTGARSRVEKFNRGYIKHNGEPAEEIVDEGQGTAVMKLGTIGVTVKIIPPNAELPDDFQIHEDMDPEELVPEAVEANEAEGVEELLEGEPEEAEAADEGVEAAADETVETAADDEAELDEEVVEEVIEEEVAADDDEDDSDADADADADADADADADDEDLEELEEDVEAEAEELVEEMEADADADADADADADDEGGDA is encoded by the coding sequence ATGGCTGACGAACACCAGTTCATCGAAAACGGCCTGCAGCGGTCCCAGATTGACGAGTTCTTCCAGGAAGAACTCGGCCGCGCTGGCTACGGTGGCATGGACGTCGCCAAGACGCCGATGGGAACCCAGATCGTCCTCAAGGCAGAGAAGCCCGGGATGGTCATCGGCAAAGGTGGCGAGAACATCCGGAAAGTGACGACCGCACTCGAGGAGAAGTTCAACCTCGAGGATCCACAGATCGACGTGCAGGAGGTCGACGAACCTGACCTGAACGCACGCATCGTTGCGGACCGTCTCGCGAACGCACTCGAGCGCGGCTGGTACTTCCGAAAGGCCGGTCACACGACGATTGACCGGATCATGGAAGCCGGTGCGCTCGGCGCAGAGATTGTCCTCTCCGGAAAGGTCACGGGTGCACGCTCGCGCGTGGAGAAGTTCAACCGTGGCTACATCAAGCACAACGGCGAGCCTGCAGAGGAAATCGTCGATGAGGGCCAGGGAACGGCCGTCATGAAGCTTGGCACGATCGGGGTTACTGTGAAGATTATCCCGCCGAACGCCGAGCTGCCAGACGACTTCCAGATTCACGAGGACATGGATCCGGAAGAGCTCGTCCCCGAAGCCGTCGAGGCCAACGAGGCCGAAGGTGTCGAGGAACTTCTCGAGGGCGAACCCGAGGAGGCCGAGGCAGCCGACGAGGGCGTCGAAGCTGCAGCCGACGAGACTGTCGAGACCGCAGCGGACGACGAAGCGGAGCTCGACGAGGAAGTCGTCGAAGAAGTCATCGAAGAGGAAGTTGCGGCTGACGATGATGAAGACGACTCCGATGCAGATGCAGATGCAGATGCCGACGCCGATGCTGACGCTGACGCAGACGACGAAGACCTCGAGGAACTCGAGGAGGACGTCGAAGCAGAAGCGGAGGAACTTGTCGAGGAGATGGAAGCGGACGCTGACGCTGACGCCGACGCCGACGCTGACGCTGACGACGAGGGAGGTGACGCCTGA
- a CDS encoding 30S ribosomal protein S17 — MAIGLDVETPPEPANPEEYDYEKCPFYGELSVRGQILEGQVVSTDMDKTVVVEREYDVAVPKYDRYMKRRSRIPAHVPGVLEPLSVGDTVKIAETRPLSKTKSHVVVEVTQEATAEDVAALTGESEPDPQLSADDLGGEDAEDEGDA; from the coding sequence ATGGCAATAGGACTAGACGTTGAAACCCCTCCGGAACCAGCAAACCCGGAGGAATACGACTACGAGAAGTGTCCGTTCTACGGCGAGCTCTCCGTTCGAGGTCAGATCCTCGAAGGACAGGTCGTCTCGACGGACATGGACAAGACCGTAGTCGTCGAACGAGAGTACGATGTAGCGGTTCCGAAGTACGACCGCTACATGAAGCGACGCTCGCGCATTCCGGCACACGTGCCGGGCGTGCTCGAGCCGCTCTCGGTCGGTGACACGGTCAAGATCGCAGAGACCCGACCACTGTCGAAGACGAAATCGCACGTGGTCGTCGAAGTAACTCAGGAAGCGACTGCCGAGGACGTGGCAGCGCTGACCGGCGAGAGCGAGCCGGACCCACAGCTGTCCGCCGATGATCTCGGCGGCGAGGACGCTGAAGACGAAGGTGATGCCTGA
- a CDS encoding ribonuclease P protein component 1: MALTPETLPRHELNGLPVRVVESDDDAREGLEGRVVIETTNTLSIEVRRNGESRVVMVPKSGSVFEFAITDEAADSAKESGTASKLADTQPGETEQSETPDCAGEGVAYVTVDGSRLLSRPARRTETSGDSPWQ; encoded by the coding sequence ATGGCACTGACACCCGAGACACTGCCGCGACACGAACTCAACGGACTGCCGGTCCGCGTCGTCGAGAGTGACGACGACGCCCGCGAGGGACTCGAGGGGCGGGTCGTCATCGAGACGACCAACACCCTCTCGATCGAAGTTCGACGCAACGGCGAGTCTCGGGTCGTCATGGTGCCAAAGTCGGGCTCGGTATTCGAGTTCGCGATCACAGATGAAGCCGCCGACTCCGCGAAGGAGTCGGGGACCGCGTCCAAACTGGCCGACACTCAACCTGGCGAGACCGAGCAATCGGAGACGCCGGACTGTGCTGGCGAGGGCGTGGCCTACGTTACGGTCGATGGATCGCGGCTGCTCTCACGACCCGCCCGACGCACGGAAACAAGTGGTGACTCACCATGGCAATAG
- a CDS encoding 50S ribosomal protein L19e yields MTDLSAQKRLAADVLDVGKNRVWFDPESQADIAEAITRDEIRELVQDGRIQAKDAKGNSRGRARERNAKRAYGHKKGPGKRRGKKGARQNEKDDWQNKIRAQRRKLRELRDKGELTPTQYRELYKKAGGGEFRSVRYLLNYIDDNYGDQ; encoded by the coding sequence ATGACTGATCTGTCCGCACAGAAACGACTCGCAGCCGACGTCTTAGACGTCGGTAAGAATCGTGTCTGGTTCGACCCTGAGTCTCAGGCTGACATCGCCGAAGCGATCACCCGCGACGAGATCCGCGAACTCGTCCAGGACGGTCGCATTCAGGCAAAAGACGCCAAGGGCAACTCCCGCGGTCGTGCACGCGAGCGTAACGCAAAGCGTGCCTACGGCCACAAGAAGGGGCCCGGCAAGCGCCGCGGCAAGAAGGGCGCACGCCAGAACGAGAAAGACGACTGGCAGAACAAGATCCGCGCACAGCGACGGAAGCTGCGCGAACTCCGCGACAAGGGCGAACTGACGCCCACGCAGTACCGCGAGCTCTACAAGAAGGCTGGCGGTGGGGAGTTCCGTAGCGTCCGGTACCTGTTGAACTACATCGACGACAACTACGGTGACCAATAA